One Oryza brachyantha chromosome 3, ObraRS2, whole genome shotgun sequence DNA segment encodes these proteins:
- the LOC102701996 gene encoding hydroxyproline O-galactosyltransferase GALT6-like: MRRPPAGGVSCRRRAIQGFVVVFLVYVVAVIVFESPLLVSTSVAGGAAGAATAASRPLHLDGEGEGKRAAPARPSKRPHRETLSAAGRLRRWSRLSGIVSGLDLRHLNATRSGSLRKVAAEAAAAGARVFSELQTLAGAVVTELDESGEEERSRCPHSVVLSGDEFRERGRAVELPCGLTLGSYITVAATPRAAHPDRDPKITLLREGDEPIMVSQFMMELQGLRTVDGEDPPRILHFNPRLRGDWSGKPVIEQNTCYRMQWGTSLRCEGWRSRADEETVDGMVKCEKWIRDDEERSEQSKTSWWLNRLIGRTKKISVDWPYPFVEDRLFVLTLTAGLEGYHVNIDGRHVTSFPYRTGFVLEDATGLSLNGDLDVHSVFAGTLPTAHPSFAPQKHLEMLPIWQSPPLPDDPVEIFIGILSAGNHFAERMAVRKTWMSAAQKSSNVVARFFVALNGRKEVNVELMKEAEFFGDIVIVPFMDSYDLVVLKTVAICEYGVRVVSARYIMKCDDDNFVRLESVMSELKKIPRGKSLYAGNMNYHHKPLRNGKWAVTYEEWPEEDYPTYANGPGYVISSDIADSIVSEFATHKLRLFKMEDVSMGMWVERFNNTGQVQYVHSVKFCQFGCIDDYYTAHYQSPRQMLCLWDKLQAGKAQCCNMR; the protein is encoded by the exons ATGCGGAGGccaccggcgggcggcgtgtcgtgccggcgccgcgcgATCCAGGGGTTCGTGGTGGTGTTCCTGGTGTACGTGGTTGCGGTGATTGTATTCGAGTCGCCGCTGCTCGTGTCCACGtccgtggccggcggcgccgcgggggCGGCCACCGCGGCGTCGCGGCCGCTTCACCTCGATGGCGAGGGGGAGGGCaagcgcgcggcgccggcgcggccgtcgAAGCGCCCGCACCGGGAGACGCTttcggcggcggggaggttgAGGCGGTGGAGCCGGCTGTCTGGGATCGTCTCCGGGCTCGACCTCCGGCACCTCAACGCCACCCGCTCCGGCTCGCTCCGCAAGGTCGCCGCGGAGGCCGCGGCAGCCGGGGCTCGCGTCTTCTCCGAGCTGCAAACCCTCGCGGGGGCCGTCGTGACCGAGCTGGATGAGtcaggggaggaggagaggagcaggTGCCCGCACTCGGTCGTCCTCAGCGGCGACGAGTTCCGGGAGAGGGGGCGGGCCGTGGAGCTGCCGTGCGGGCTGACGCTTGGGTCGTACATTACGGtggccgccacgccgcgcgcggcgcatCCCGACCGAGATCCTAAAATCACGCTGCTGCGGGAGGGAGACGAGCCGATCATGGTTTCTCAGTTCATGATGGAGCTGCAGGGGCTCAGGACAGTGGACGGCGAGGACCCGCCAAGAATCCTCCACTTCAACCCTCGCCTCCGCGGCGACTGGAGCGGCAAGCCTGTGATCGAGCAGAACACCTGCTACCGAATGCAGTGGGGAACCTCTCTCCGCTGCGAAGGCTGGAGGTCCCGTGCCGATGAGGAGACCG TGGATGGGATGGTGAAGTGTGAGAAATGGATTCGTGATGACGAGGAGCGGTCGGAGCAGTCAAAGACGTCATGGTGGCTGAACCGGCTCATTGGCCGAACAAAGAAGATCTCTGTTGATTGGCCATACCCGTTCGTGGAGGATCGTCTGTTCGTTCTTACTCTTACTGCTGGATTGGAGGGTTACCATGTGAATATTGATGGGCGACACGTCACGTCATTTCCATACCGCACT GGATTTGTGCTTGAAGATGCCACTGGCTTATCTCTGAATGGGGATCTTGATGTGCATTCGGTGTTTGCAGGGACTTTGCCCACTGCACACCCTAGCTTTGCACCTCAGAAACACCTAGAAATGTTGCCTATTTGGCAGTCCCCTCCCCTTCCAGATGATCCAGTTGAAATTTTCATTGGCATACTGTCAGCAGGCAACCATTTTGCTGAGCGTATGGCTGTGAGGAAGACATGGATGTCTGCTGCCCAGAAGTCCTCGAATGTTGTGGCCCGATTTTTTGTTGCCCTG AACGGTAGAAAAGAAGTGAACGTGGAATTGATGAAGGAGGCAGAGTTTTTTGGGGACATTGTTATTGTGCCATTCATGGACAGCTACGACTTAGTTGTTCTAAAAACTGTCGCAATATGTGAATATGGA GTGCGTGTTGTTTCCGCTAGATATATAATGAAGTGCGACGATGATAATTTTGTTAGACTTGAATCAGTAATGTCGGAACTTAAGAAAATACCGAGAGGTAAAAGTCTCTACGCGGGAAACATGAACTATCACCACAAACCGTTGCGCAATGGGAAGTGGGCTGTCACTTATGAG GAGTGGCCAGAAGAGGATTACCCAACATATGCAAATGGTCCTGGATACGTTATCTCTTCTGATATCGCCGATTCCATCGTGTCAGAATTTGCAACTCATAAATTAAGG CTCTTCAAAATGGAAGATGTGAGCATGGGCATGTGGGTTGAACGGTTCAATAACACCGGACAAGTTCAATACGTCCACAGTGTCAAGTTCTGCCAATTTGGGTGCATAGATGACTACTACACCGCACATTACCAGTCACCGAGGCAAATGCTATGTTTGTGGGATAAGCTACAGGCTGGGAAAGCGCAATGTTGCAATATGAGATAG
- the LOC102718253 gene encoding germin-like protein 3-7: MAMSRPSSSPLLLVLTAALAALVSTCVADPEPVQDFCVAVPPAGGGAAAYPGFPCKPASAVVSDDFFFAGLAGAGSTDNAFGSSVKPGNVLSFPGLNTLGLAINRVDLAPGGVNPLHSHPRAAELVHVVAGQVLVGFVSTAGKYYSKVLTEGESFVIPRGTMHFQYNVGNASARAMTVFNSQLPGVVGAAAALFGADPEIPDAVLAKSFQVDAEIIKLLKSKSRK, translated from the coding sequence ATGGCCATGTcgaggccgtcgtcgtcgccgctgttgCTCGTCCTGacggcggcgctcgccgcgctgGTCTCCACCTGCGTCGCCGACCCTGAGCCGGTGCAGGACTTCTGCGTGGCCGTCCCccctgccggcggcggcgccgccgcctaccCCGGCTTCCCGTGCAAGCCGGCGTCCGCGGTCGTCTCCGACGACTTCTTCTTCgcggggctcgccggcgccggcagcacCGACAACGCGTTCGGGTCCAGCGTGAAGCCGGGGAACGTGCTGTCGTTCCCGGGGCTGAACACGCTCGGCCTCGCCATCAACCGCGTCGACCTCGCCCCCGGCGGCGTCAACCCGCTGCACAGccacccgcgcgccgccgagctggtgcacgtcgtcgccgggcaGGTGCTCGTCGGGTTCGTGAGCACGGCGGGGAAGTACTACTCCAAGGTGCTCACCGAGGGGGAGAGCTTCGTCATCCCGCGCGGGACGATGCACTTCCAGTACAACGTCGGCAAcgcctccgcccgcgccaTGACGGTGTTCAACAGCCAGCTCCCCGGTGTCgtgggcgccgcggcggcgctgttcGGCGCCGACCCGGAGATCCCCGACGCCGTCCTCGCCAAGAGCTTCCAGGTCGACGCCGAGATCATCAAGCTCCTCAAGTCCAAGTCCAGAAAGTGA
- the LOC102702551 gene encoding exocyst complex component EXO84B-like, which produces MASAKSSRSRPAGHSGVLPANATAGAGDGGVPLADKLKIFKTDNFDPDAYVQSKCHAMNEKEIRHLCAYLQELKKASSEEMRRSVYANYAAFIRTSKEISDLEGELLSVRNLLSTQSALIHGLSEGVQIDSLTSGPEGSEEECISTDEDQEPSEIQNWCTDFPEMLDVLLAERRVDEALDALDEAERVVTDEKQKQTLTTADILALKRTISDNRLKLANQLAEAACQSSTRGIELRAAASALKRLGDRPRAHSLLLSAHNQRLQCNMQTIHPSSTSHSGAYTASLAQQVFTVIAQALSDSVELFGDEPSYMSELATWATEQAMSFALLVKRHALDSCAAAGGLRAAAECIQIALGYSSLLETRGLSLSFILMKQFEPSVEQALESSLRRIEESTAALAAADEWELTYPPSGIRTFSRPSASSLVLQPKLSSSAHRFNSMVQDFFEDVGPLHSLQLGGSAMDGLLKIFNSYVNLLISALPGSLDDEANLEGLGNKIVRMAETEEQQLALFANASLLAEELLPRAAMKLSSVNQTSMNDIRKKGVDRQNRVAEQREWKRKLQRVVDKVKDSFCRQHALDLIFTEEGDTHLSADMYISMDNRVEELEWVPSLIFQELYAKLNRMASIAADLFVGRERFATFLLMRLTETVMLWLSEDQNFWEEIEEGPRGLGPLGLRQFYLDMQFVILFGQGRFLSRHVHQVILKIIDRAMAAFSATGMNPDSVLPSDDWFIDVANDTISRISGKARTANGDREVNSPTASVSAQSISSVRSHGSS; this is translated from the exons atggcgtccGCCAAGTCGTCGAGGTCGCGCCCGGCCGGCCACTCCGGCGTGCTGCCGGCGAACgcgacggccggcgccggcgacggcggggtgcCGCTCGCCGACAAGCTGAAGATCTTCAAGACCGACAACTTCGACCCTGACGCGTACGTGCAGTCCAAGTGCCACGCCATGAACGAGAAG GAAATAAGACACCTTTGTGCTTATTTGCAAGAACTAAAGAAGGCTTCTTCTGAAGAGATGCGTAGAAGTGTTTATGCGAATTATGCTGCATTCATCAG AACATCAAAGGAGATATCAGATCTTGAAGGGGAGCTGCTATCTGTCAGAAATCTGCTGAGTACACAGTCAGCTCTAATTCATGGTCTATCCGAAGGGGTTCAGATTGACTCCTTAACTTCAGGGCCTGAAGGTTCTGAAGAAGAGTGCATATCCACAGATGAAGACCAGGAACCCTCAGAAATACAGAACTGGTGTACAGATTTCCCTGAGATGCTTGATGTTTTGCTAGCCGAGCGAAGAGTGGATGAAGCATTGGATGCTTTGGATGAAGCAGAACGTGTTGTTACTGATGAAAAACAGAAACAGACACTAACCACAGCTGACATTCTGGCCTTGAAGAGGACTATCTCTGATAATCGTCTGAAGTTGGCAAATCAGCTAGCAGAAGCTGCTTGCCAGTCTTCTACTCGTGGTATTGAACTTCGTGCTGCAGCTTCTGCTCTCAAGAGACTTGGCGATCGACCCCGTGCTCATAGTTTGTTGCTCAGCGCACACAACCAGAGGCTTCAATGTAACATGCAAACTATACATCCATCTAGCACATCACACAGTGGGGCATACACTGCATCTCTTGCGCAGCAAGTTTTTACTGTTATAGCCCAGGCTCTCAGTGACTCTGTAGAATTGTTTGGTGATGAACCGTCTTATATGTCCGAACTGGCTACATGGGCTACAGAGCAGGCAATGTCTTTTGCTCTACTTGTAAAGAGGCATGCTTTAGACTCTTGTGCAGCTGCTGGGGGCTTGCGAGCTGCTGCTGAATGTATTCAGATCGCACTTGGTTATTCTTCCTTGCTGGAAACTCGCGGTTTGTCACTTTCATTTATTCTGATGAAGCAATTCGAACCCTCTGTTGAGCAAGCACTGGAGTCCAGTTTGAGAAGAATTGAAGAGAGTACTGCTGCTTTAGCTGCAGCTGATGAATGGGAACTTACCTATCCTCCATCTGGTATAAGGACATTTTCTAGACCATCTGCTAGTAGTTTGGTGCTCCAACCTAAGCTCTCAAGCAGCGCCCATCGCTTCAATTCAATGGTCCAG GATTTCTTTGAGGATGTTGGCCCACTGCATAGTTTACAGTTAGGTGGTTCTGCAATGGATGGGCTTCTGAAAATATTCAATTCATATGTCAATTTGCTCATAAGTGCTTTACCAGGCTCACTGGATGATGAAGCGAATCTAGAAGGCTTAGGAAATAAGATTGTTAGAATGGCAGAGACTGAGGAACAGCAATTAGCATTGTTCGCCAATGCATCCTTACTAGCTGAAGAGTTGCTACCTAGAGCAGCTATGAAGTTGTCGTCTGTAAACCAGACCAGTATGAATGATATTCGTAAAAAAGGTGTAGACAGGCAAAACCGTGTAGCAGAGCAGCGAGAGTGGAAAAGGAAGCTGCAACGTGTAGTGGACAAAGTTAAAGATAGTTTCTGCAGACAGCACGCCCTTGATCTTATATTCACGGAAGAAGGTGACACCCATCTGAGTGCAGATATGTATATCAGTATGGATAATAGGGTTGAAGAACTAGAATGGGTTCCATCTCTAATTTTTCAG GAATTATATGCAAAGTTAAACAGGATGGCGAGCATTGCTGCAGATTTGTTTGTTGGTAGGGAAAGGTTTGCTACATTCCTACTGATGCGGCTTACAGAGACAGTCATGCTATGGCTATCAGAGGACCAGAACTTTTGGGAAGAGATTGAAGAGGGACCAAGGGGTCTGGGTCCCCTTGGACTTCGGCAG TTCTATCTGGATATGCAATTTGTCATCCTTTTCGGGCAAGGCCGTTTCTTATCTCGGCATGTACATCAAGTGATACTGAAAATCATTGATAGAGCGATGGCAGCATTTTCTGCTACAGGAATGAACCCTGATAG CGTCCTTCCAAGCGACGACTGGTTCATCGACGTTGCTAATGACACCATCAGTAGGATCAGTGGCAAGGCTCGAACTGCCAATGGAGACAGGGAGGTGAACAGCCCGACAGCCTCCGTTTCAGCGCAGTCTATATCATCGGTCAGATCCCATGGCAGCTCCTAG
- the LOC102702273 gene encoding non-specific lipid transfer protein GPI-anchored 13: protein MAARWVLWVAVVAAAAMAGAAAGDFAADRAECADKLMGLATCLTFVEEKATARAPTRDCCAGLGQVVAGSKKCLCVLVKDRDEPALGFRINVTRAMDLPSLCSIPATFSDCPKLLNISSDSKEAEIFKQYAREHESSDGTKAAPAAAAAATGSAGTAASTGGAGDGQRRRSSLAVAAAVLAAAVFGLAVA from the exons ATGGCGGCGAGATGGGTACTgtgggtggcggtggtggcggcggcggcgatggcgggggcggcggcgggggactTCGCGGCGGACAGGGCGGAGTGCGCGGACAAGCTGATGGGGCTGGCGACGTGCCTGACGTTCGTGGAGGagaaggcgacggcgagggcgccgACGAGGGACTGCTGCGCGGGGCTGGGGCAGGTGGTCGCCGGCAGCAAGAAGTGCCTGTGCGTGCTCGTCAAGGACCGCGACGAGCCCGCCCTCGGCTTCCGCATCAACGTCACCCGCGCCATGGACCTCCCCTCCCTCTGCTCCATCCCCGCCACCTTCTCCGACTGCCCAA AGTTGCTGAACATTTCGTCTGACTCCAAGGAGGCAGAGATCTTCAAGCAGTACGCGAGGGAGCACGAGTCCAGCGACGGCACCAAGGCTGctcctgccgccgctgctgctgccaccg GTAgcgcgggcacggcggcgtccacgggcggcgccggcgacgggcaAAGGCGGCGCagctcgctcgccgtcgccgcggcggtgctcgccgccgccgtgttcggcctcgccgtcgcctga
- the LOC102717971 gene encoding uncharacterized protein LOC102717971 codes for MPPPPPPPLPSSCLLSRRLPQLLVLSTLLLSSANSMEEGRVLAVGEELMGETMPLRHGRRLYRLDGARPSAWYEVKISYPASIPSSFSIRLVDDPHSVEDWGSMNRRLLNTEKIIFKAESSRPVYVLVTVEPEGVVAKPNVPDREFAMFNIVCDELMLGIPHFAWWVGIGSLFCMALASVVPYFLPLHKLLNYEATELSDDDATKLS; via the exons atgccgcctccgccgccgcctccgctccccTCATCATGCCTCCTctcgcgccgcctcccgcaACTCCTCGTGCTCTCCACGTTACTTCTCTCCTCCGCAAACAG CATGGAGGAGGGAAgggtcctcgccgtcggcgaggagcTGATGGGCGAGACGATGCCGCTGCGCCACGGCCGCCGGCTGTACAGGCTCGACGGGGCGCGGCCGTCCGCGTGGTACGAAGTCAAGATCTCCTACCCGGCCTCC ATACCGTCCAGCTTCTCGATCCGGCTTGTGGACGATCCACACTCCGTGGAGGATTGGGGCAGCATGAACAGGAGGTTGCTCAACACGGAGAAGATAATTTTCAAGGCTGAGAGCAGCAGACCG gtttatgTTCTTGTCACGGTGGAGCCAGAAGGGGTGGTTGCGAAGCCAAATGTGCCGGATAGAGAGTTTGCGATGTTCAACATTG TTTGTGACGAACTTATGCTTGGGATCCCACATTTTGCCTGGTGGGTTGGAATTGGATCTCTGTTCTGCATGGCGCTGGCATCAGTGGTTCCCTATTTTCTCCCGCTGCACAAGCTACTGAATTATGAAGCCACAGAACTGAGCGATGACGATGCAACTAAGCTCTCTTGA